In the genome of Hymenobacter taeanensis, one region contains:
- the dnaK gene encoding molecular chaperone DnaK yields the protein MGKIIGIDLGTTNSCVAVMEGNEPVVIPNSEGRRTTPSIVAFLDNGKGERKVGDPAKRQAITNPTNTIQSIKRFMGRGFGEVTEEAKHVSYELERGSNNTVAVKIGDRQYTPQEISAMVLQKMKQTAEEYLGQSVTEAVITVPAYFNDAQRQATKEAGAIAGLDVKRIINEPTAAALAYGLDKKHKDQKIAVYDLGGGTFDISILELGDGVFEVLSTNGDTHLGGDDFDQVIINFLAETFASENEGLDLRKDAMALQRLKEAAEKAKVELSSSSETEINLPYVTATASGPKHLVVKLSRAKFEQLADSLVRRSMEPCKKALQDAGLSTSDIDEVILVGGSTRIPRIQEEVEKFFGKKPSKGVNPDEVVAVGAAIQGGVLTGEVKDVLLLDVTPLSLGIETMGGVMTKLIESNTTIPTKKSETFSTASDNQPSVEIHVLQGERPLASQNRTIGRFHLDSIPPAPRGVPQIEVTFDIDANGILHVSAKDKGTGKEQKIRIEASSGLTDADIERMRNEAAANAEADKQEKERIEKVNQADSMIFQTEKQLKEYGDKLSAGNKTAVENALADLKKAHESKDLGQIDSAMEAINTAWQAASQEMYAATQSGADGQPGADGGNPFGGAGQPGGNGQQGQPHDNVTDVDYEEVGK from the coding sequence ATGGGCAAAATAATCGGTATTGACCTCGGCACCACCAACTCGTGCGTGGCCGTAATGGAAGGCAACGAGCCGGTGGTGATTCCGAATAGCGAAGGCCGCCGCACGACTCCCTCGATCGTGGCGTTCCTCGATAACGGTAAAGGCGAACGTAAAGTAGGTGACCCCGCTAAGCGTCAGGCCATTACCAACCCTACGAACACCATCCAGTCTATTAAGCGCTTCATGGGTCGCGGCTTCGGTGAAGTAACCGAAGAAGCGAAGCACGTTTCGTATGAGCTGGAGCGTGGCTCTAACAACACGGTAGCCGTGAAAATTGGCGACCGGCAGTACACTCCGCAGGAAATTTCTGCCATGGTACTGCAGAAAATGAAGCAGACCGCTGAGGAGTACCTAGGCCAGTCGGTAACGGAAGCCGTTATTACGGTGCCTGCTTACTTCAACGACGCCCAGCGTCAAGCTACCAAAGAAGCTGGCGCCATTGCTGGCCTCGATGTAAAGCGCATTATCAACGAGCCCACTGCCGCTGCACTGGCCTACGGCCTCGATAAGAAGCACAAAGACCAGAAGATTGCCGTGTACGACCTTGGTGGTGGTACCTTCGACATCTCAATTCTAGAGCTGGGTGATGGTGTGTTTGAAGTGCTGAGCACCAACGGCGACACCCACCTCGGTGGCGACGACTTCGACCAAGTAATCATCAACTTCCTGGCGGAGACTTTCGCTAGCGAAAACGAAGGCCTCGACCTGCGTAAAGACGCTATGGCCCTGCAGCGCTTGAAAGAAGCTGCTGAGAAGGCCAAAGTGGAGCTGTCGAGCTCTTCAGAAACTGAAATCAACCTGCCCTACGTAACGGCTACGGCTTCGGGCCCCAAGCACTTGGTGGTAAAGCTGAGCCGCGCGAAGTTCGAGCAGCTCGCTGACAGCCTCGTACGCCGCTCGATGGAGCCCTGCAAAAAGGCCCTGCAAGATGCTGGCTTGAGCACTTCTGACATCGACGAAGTAATCTTGGTGGGTGGTTCTACGCGTATCCCCCGCATCCAGGAGGAGGTAGAGAAGTTCTTCGGCAAGAAGCCTTCAAAAGGCGTTAACCCCGACGAAGTAGTAGCCGTGGGCGCTGCCATTCAAGGTGGTGTACTGACCGGTGAAGTAAAGGACGTGCTGCTGCTCGACGTGACCCCGCTTTCGCTGGGTATCGAAACGATGGGCGGTGTTATGACCAAGCTAATCGAGTCGAACACGACCATTCCTACCAAGAAGTCGGAGACCTTCTCGACTGCCTCTGATAACCAGCCTTCGGTTGAGATTCACGTGCTGCAGGGTGAGCGCCCATTGGCTTCGCAGAACCGCACCATCGGCCGCTTCCACCTCGACTCGATTCCGCCAGCACCCCGTGGTGTTCCGCAAATCGAAGTAACCTTTGACATTGACGCCAACGGTATTCTGCACGTGTCGGCCAAAGACAAAGGCACCGGTAAAGAGCAGAAGATCCGCATCGAAGCCTCCTCGGGCCTCACCGACGCTGACATTGAGCGTATGCGTAACGAAGCTGCCGCCAACGCTGAAGCTGACAAGCAGGAGAAAGAGCGCATTGAGAAAGTTAACCAGGCTGACTCCATGATCTTCCAGACTGAGAAGCAGTTGAAGGAGTACGGCGATAAGCTGAGCGCAGGCAACAAGACGGCCGTTGAAAACGCCCTCGCTGACCTCAAGAAGGCTCACGAGAGCAAGGACCTGGGCCAGATTGATTCTGCTATGGAAGCCATCAACACTGCTTGGCAGGCTGCCTCGCAAGAGATGTACGCCGCTACCCAGAGCGGTGCCGACGGCCAGCCCGGTGCTGACGGTGGCAACCCCTTCGGCGGTGCCGGCCAGCCCGGCGGCAATGGCCAGCAAGGCCAGCCCCACGACAACGTTACGGACGTTGACTACGAAGAAGTAGGCAAGTAA
- a CDS encoding immunity 53 family protein, translated as MDFLQRLQRWYTINCNGDWEHSYGVSITNIDNPGWVVKIDLSDTCVRKVSFDYPIVERTVTNWVSYSVKEDVFEGSGGPENLTEILSYFLDTFLPAHLDPNCTLEVHLPVAGYENRLWLKAQARMLSESSVEICAVADPTMPHCYEWGTEADLDLFAELGHLLSGIDTGYSIGDQAEPTVYQAEDNMLRTFLVVPVKRQPEVLRQ; from the coding sequence ATGGATTTTCTACAACGACTTCAGCGCTGGTACACTATCAACTGCAACGGTGATTGGGAGCATTCTTATGGCGTTTCTATAACCAACATAGATAATCCAGGATGGGTCGTTAAAATAGACCTCAGTGATACCTGTGTAAGGAAAGTCAGCTTTGACTATCCTATAGTAGAAAGAACAGTAACTAACTGGGTAAGCTACTCAGTTAAAGAAGATGTTTTTGAGGGCAGCGGTGGCCCTGAAAATCTTACCGAAATATTGAGCTATTTCCTTGATACGTTTTTACCCGCGCATCTTGACCCCAATTGCACTTTAGAAGTTCATTTACCTGTAGCTGGCTATGAAAACCGGTTATGGCTGAAAGCGCAGGCTAGGATGCTATCCGAATCTAGTGTGGAAATTTGCGCCGTTGCTGATCCTACCATGCCCCATTGTTACGAATGGGGCACTGAAGCTGATCTTGATCTATTCGCTGAACTTGGACATTTACTTTCAGGAATTGACACAGGTTATTCAATAGGGGACCAAGCCGAACCTACCGTTTACCAAGCAGAGGACAACATGCTGCGGACGTTCTTAGTAGTTCCAGTAAAAAGGCAACCTGAAGTGCTTAGGCAATAG
- a CDS encoding alpha/beta hydrolase, producing the protein MSRRNLARFGLLIALGFLLANVVASFHAWRFTHFTTESGLHTANPEQLSGPQKLWVLLTGIKNPKPLNHARPPFPYQTIYLTSPNGRLESWYSAAPHARGTVALFHGYTSSKGKLLTEAATFRRLGYSVLLTDFAGNGGSEGSVCTVGHHEAADVATVVRWLQRRPGAVLIYANSMGAVATLRAEAELGVCPTANLLECPYGSMLETAQSRFRSMHMPSFPMANLLVFWGGLENNFWAFDLDATRYAAHISTPTLLMWGTADPRVTRQETDAIYAALSGPKQRQDFPGSGHEPYWWKHKQLWERTMEGFTNSISSHLSDNGFSTTTSALVHYQLQR; encoded by the coding sequence ATGTCTCGCCGGAATCTTGCTCGCTTTGGATTACTGATAGCACTGGGGTTTCTGCTGGCTAATGTGGTAGCGAGCTTTCACGCCTGGCGCTTTACCCATTTCACCACGGAGAGTGGCCTACACACGGCTAACCCCGAGCAGCTTTCAGGGCCGCAAAAACTGTGGGTACTACTGACTGGCATCAAGAACCCGAAGCCACTAAACCACGCTAGGCCACCCTTCCCCTACCAGACCATTTACCTGACCAGCCCTAATGGCCGACTAGAAAGCTGGTACAGCGCCGCGCCACACGCCCGGGGCACGGTGGCCTTATTTCATGGCTACACCAGCTCCAAAGGCAAGCTACTGACCGAAGCCGCCACTTTCCGCCGCCTCGGCTACTCCGTGCTGCTCACCGATTTTGCTGGCAACGGCGGCTCCGAGGGCAGCGTTTGCACGGTAGGCCACCACGAAGCCGCCGACGTGGCCACGGTAGTTCGGTGGCTGCAGCGCCGGCCGGGGGCCGTGCTCATCTATGCCAATTCCATGGGCGCGGTGGCCACGTTACGCGCCGAGGCCGAACTAGGCGTATGCCCCACCGCCAACCTGCTGGAATGCCCCTACGGCAGCATGCTCGAAACTGCGCAGAGCCGCTTCCGCTCCATGCACATGCCCTCCTTTCCCATGGCGAACCTGCTGGTGTTCTGGGGTGGCCTAGAGAATAATTTCTGGGCGTTTGACCTTGATGCCACGCGTTATGCAGCCCACATTTCCACTCCTACCCTGCTCATGTGGGGCACCGCCGACCCGCGAGTAACACGCCAGGAAACCGATGCCATTTACGCGGCACTCAGCGGCCCTAAGCAGCGGCAGGATTTCCCTGGCTCCGGCCATGAGCCCTATTGGTGGAAGCACAAGCAGCTGTGGGAACGGACGATGGAGGGGTTTACGAATAGCATCTCATCTCACTTATCAGACAATGGATTTTCTACAACGACTTCAGCGCTGGTACACTATCAACTGCAACGGTGA
- a CDS encoding pseudouridine synthase, translated as MRYILVNKPYEVLTQFTDEKGRATLKDFVDIPNIYPVGRLDYDSEGLVLLTDDKQLQHRLSEPRFKVPKTYWVQVEGVPTEEALENLRRGVDLKTGYTSPAEVELLSEEPVLWERSKPVRFRANIPTSWVQIRISQGMNRQVRKMTAAVGFPTLRLVRVSIADLKVAKLQPGQWRDLTAAEVKALTDDMAAQTAAAGTFKTPAKAEYWPGGIRPASAKPGQNSAGGYNRGGFGGAADAKNGNAAGSRGGRSFGAKPTGGKTASGKATPGKPGSKPGPKSAGRGGAGRKPGPAGGGRNGRG; from the coding sequence ATGCGCTACATCCTCGTCAACAAGCCCTACGAAGTTCTCACCCAGTTCACCGACGAAAAAGGCCGGGCCACGCTCAAGGACTTTGTTGACATCCCGAACATCTACCCCGTTGGTCGCCTCGACTACGACTCTGAGGGCCTGGTGCTGCTTACCGACGACAAGCAGCTGCAGCACCGCCTTTCGGAGCCGCGCTTTAAAGTGCCGAAAACGTATTGGGTGCAGGTAGAAGGGGTACCCACTGAAGAAGCACTGGAGAACCTGCGCCGCGGCGTAGACCTGAAAACCGGCTACACCTCGCCCGCCGAGGTAGAGTTGCTTTCCGAAGAGCCTGTGCTCTGGGAGCGGAGCAAGCCGGTGCGTTTCCGGGCCAACATCCCCACCAGCTGGGTGCAGATCCGGATTTCGCAGGGCATGAACCGGCAGGTGCGCAAGATGACGGCCGCCGTGGGTTTCCCTACCCTGCGCCTTGTTCGGGTAAGCATTGCTGATTTGAAAGTAGCCAAGCTCCAGCCCGGCCAGTGGCGCGACCTTACCGCCGCCGAGGTGAAAGCCCTCACCGACGACATGGCCGCCCAAACGGCTGCCGCCGGCACCTTTAAAACGCCCGCCAAAGCCGAATACTGGCCCGGTGGGATACGCCCTGCCTCTGCAAAGCCCGGCCAGAACAGCGCCGGCGGCTACAACCGCGGCGGCTTTGGCGGCGCTGCTGATGCCAAAAATGGAAATGCTGCCGGTAGCCGGGGCGGTAGGTCGTTTGGCGCCAAACCAACGGGTGGTAAAACGGCCAGCGGCAAGGCCACACCCGGCAAGCCCGGCAGCAAGCCCGGTCCTAAGTCGGCCGGACGTGGTGGTGCGGGCCGCAAGCCTGGGCCAGCCGGTGGCGGCCGCAACGGACGCGGTTAG